A window of Pirellula sp. SH-Sr6A contains these coding sequences:
- a CDS encoding PQQ-binding-like beta-propeller repeat protein, producing the protein MRRITCYLALLLSSQVACAEDWPQWQGPNRNAVSSETGLLKTWPEGGPRLAWRIEGLGGGDSAPAVAGGKIYGLSNRDGQEIVWALSEVDGKELWASSLGDAQPQDVPQSKEGPGGTPTVDGNRIYVIGMSGRIACLDANEGKVLWKKSLKEDFGGTAPMWNFRESPLIDGDKVICTPGASSAMLVALNKNSGEVIWKTTAAAITTPNAPAATASRPNEGERGPRGGQPQSGNAPQAAVVTGTEDSTLYVSEHWGMTGFNQKLPNGKYQVNLHFAETYQGITTTGQRVFTFTVQGKEFKDFDPFQKAGGLRKAYVESVPVEVTDGELKITFKQQVENPAIKAIEILPQDSSNKDLKPIRINAGASEPFTDSKKQVWSPDQGFVGGQVNPGTFGMAGRGFGPPGNAGGGGRRGGFGGGGRAGAAYSSIIAIDHEGSRQYVQMTSSAVVGVSADTGEILWQYNKPSNGMGINCSTPIYQDGLVFAASAYGAGGGAVKLKKTSDGKFEAEEVYFTTSMQNHHGGMIVIDGALYGANGGNGGGIMTCIDFQTGKILWRDRKGPKGALLYADGRLYLRSEEGPIVLIEPSKEGYKELARFEQPDRTNVPAWAHPIIANGKLYIRDQGMLLCYDVQASKQ; encoded by the coding sequence ATGCGGCGAATCACATGTTACCTGGCACTCTTGCTGTCGAGCCAAGTTGCCTGTGCTGAAGATTGGCCGCAATGGCAGGGACCAAATCGTAACGCTGTCTCGAGTGAAACCGGCTTACTTAAGACATGGCCTGAGGGTGGACCTCGATTGGCTTGGCGAATCGAGGGTCTCGGTGGCGGTGACAGTGCGCCTGCAGTGGCTGGAGGAAAAATCTACGGGCTTAGCAATCGTGACGGCCAAGAAATCGTATGGGCTTTATCCGAAGTCGACGGCAAGGAGCTTTGGGCAAGCTCGCTTGGTGATGCCCAGCCTCAAGATGTACCCCAATCGAAAGAAGGTCCCGGAGGAACGCCAACCGTCGATGGCAACCGTATCTATGTAATTGGAATGAGTGGTCGGATTGCTTGCCTCGATGCTAACGAGGGAAAAGTTCTTTGGAAGAAGAGCCTCAAAGAGGACTTTGGTGGAACCGCACCCATGTGGAACTTTCGCGAATCGCCACTTATCGATGGCGACAAGGTGATTTGTACGCCGGGCGCCTCCAGCGCAATGCTCGTAGCACTGAACAAAAACAGCGGCGAGGTGATTTGGAAAACAACTGCCGCTGCGATTACAACGCCAAATGCACCCGCTGCTACTGCAAGCCGTCCCAACGAAGGTGAGCGAGGTCCGCGAGGCGGTCAGCCACAAAGTGGCAATGCACCACAAGCGGCCGTGGTTACCGGTACCGAAGATTCAACGCTGTATGTCAGCGAGCACTGGGGGATGACTGGCTTCAATCAGAAGCTACCCAACGGCAAATACCAAGTGAACCTACACTTTGCGGAAACCTATCAAGGTATCACTACAACCGGGCAAAGAGTTTTCACATTTACGGTCCAAGGCAAGGAGTTCAAAGACTTTGACCCATTTCAAAAAGCTGGAGGACTTCGAAAGGCATATGTTGAATCGGTTCCAGTTGAAGTCACAGATGGCGAGTTGAAGATTACTTTCAAGCAACAAGTTGAAAATCCAGCGATCAAAGCGATCGAGATACTTCCACAAGACTCGAGCAACAAGGACCTGAAGCCAATTCGCATCAACGCCGGAGCCTCTGAACCTTTCACCGATTCCAAGAAGCAGGTCTGGAGCCCCGACCAAGGGTTTGTTGGCGGACAGGTAAATCCAGGCACCTTTGGCATGGCAGGTAGAGGATTCGGCCCCCCTGGAAATGCTGGGGGTGGCGGCCGGCGAGGTGGCTTCGGCGGTGGAGGCCGTGCAGGAGCGGCGTACTCATCCATTATTGCCATCGATCATGAAGGATCTCGACAATACGTGCAGATGACCTCCAGCGCAGTGGTGGGCGTATCGGCGGATACCGGTGAGATACTTTGGCAATATAACAAGCCATCGAACGGGATGGGCATCAACTGCTCGACCCCGATTTATCAAGACGGCCTCGTCTTCGCAGCCTCCGCGTATGGAGCAGGCGGCGGCGCGGTGAAGTTAAAGAAAACCAGCGACGGTAAGTTCGAAGCAGAAGAAGTCTACTTCACGACCAGTATGCAGAATCACCACGGAGGAATGATCGTTATTGATGGAGCACTTTACGGTGCTAATGGTGGAAACGGTGGTGGGATAATGACATGTATCGACTTCCAAACAGGCAAGATCCTGTGGCGAGATCGAAAAGGTCCGAAAGGAGCTTTGCTTTATGCTGATGGCAGGCTTTACCTTCGAAGTGAGGAAGGGCCGATTGTACTGATTGAACCATCGAAAGAAGGCTACAAGGAACTCGCGCGATTCGAGCAACCTGATCGCACCAACGTGCCAGCTTGGGCGCACCCGATCATTGCTAACGGCAAGCTCTACATTCGCGACCAAGGGATGTTGCTTTGCTACGACGTGCAAGCCTCCAAGCAGTAG
- a CDS encoding serine/threonine protein kinase, giving the protein MRPVRSSEKSIFLEALDIESSEDRTAFIESACCGDAALLASVTALLREHARDDNPVDTPIVARGDGPPFANIATESYVAMNHSFSGQALGAMIGPYKLMEQIGEGGFGLVYVADQQSPIRRRVALKIIKPGMESREVLTRFEAERQAIALMDHPNIARVFDAGVTESAQPYFVMELVRGVPLTDYCDGHQLDISERLKLFVDICNAVQHAHQKGIIHRDLKPSNILVTLQDGHPLVKVIDFGVAKAIGQSLTIKTMYTRFASMVGTPAYMSPEQAGMSTGDIDTRSDIYSLGVLLYELLTGTTPFASERLQSAGFDELRRIIREEEPHRPSTRLSTLNNQLATTIAANRNQDLAKLAFSMKRDLDWIVMKALDKDRNRRYATAGSMAEDVSRFLVHQPVVACPPSTWYRFSKFARRNKVAITTASSVTAALLLGTIVSVWQAQVAIRERDEKVIALNEAKMAEETANRAREDLEGFNQGLNSTTVLLASGRVHADAQRWSEAYKAYTEATEILPKYFLVWLERGRLNAKLGRWDAAAADFSQAVEIGCSAQQAELSGVPQLLFFTDQTRAYEKITQEIGPLGANDPASVVTRALLVGEISQDKAAELASLVEHMLLDVENKSGSNKKLQHKYASMYYAANLYVAGWAHLRAGNVEKAIERLEQSNDAEWFGKGIAHPLIAIAHHRAGRANEAVMAFEKSQALVDRLLNESVSRQSGTPMVPWIDWIELLLNHRNASIVVKGYTPTDDPRFSQMQLAADNAIAN; this is encoded by the coding sequence ATGAGACCAGTTCGATCTTCAGAGAAATCGATCTTCTTGGAGGCCCTCGACATCGAGTCCAGCGAAGATCGCACAGCATTTATTGAATCAGCATGCTGTGGCGACGCGGCTTTGCTTGCCTCGGTCACTGCCCTTCTGCGTGAGCATGCGCGAGACGACAATCCAGTCGATACTCCGATCGTTGCCAGAGGTGATGGTCCCCCATTCGCCAATATTGCAACTGAATCGTATGTTGCCATGAACCATTCATTCTCCGGACAAGCTCTCGGAGCGATGATTGGTCCTTACAAGTTGATGGAGCAGATCGGTGAAGGCGGATTCGGACTGGTCTATGTTGCCGATCAGCAATCGCCGATTCGACGTAGAGTGGCTCTCAAGATCATCAAACCGGGTATGGAATCGCGCGAGGTACTGACGCGCTTTGAAGCGGAACGCCAAGCAATCGCTTTAATGGATCATCCAAACATCGCTCGAGTATTCGATGCTGGTGTTACAGAATCAGCTCAGCCTTACTTTGTGATGGAGCTTGTCCGAGGCGTCCCACTTACCGATTATTGTGACGGTCATCAGCTCGATATCTCCGAACGTCTCAAACTGTTTGTTGATATTTGTAACGCAGTCCAGCACGCGCATCAGAAGGGTATCATTCATCGCGATTTGAAACCTTCGAATATTTTGGTGACGCTCCAAGATGGCCATCCGCTGGTGAAAGTCATCGATTTCGGAGTGGCTAAGGCAATTGGCCAAAGCTTGACCATCAAGACGATGTACACTCGCTTCGCTTCCATGGTGGGTACGCCAGCCTACATGAGTCCCGAGCAAGCAGGCATGAGTACTGGCGACATTGATACTCGTAGTGACATCTATTCATTGGGCGTGTTGCTATACGAGTTATTGACCGGCACGACACCATTTGCTTCGGAACGATTACAAAGTGCTGGCTTCGATGAACTGCGCCGAATCATTCGCGAAGAAGAACCGCACCGACCTAGCACTCGGCTGAGTACCCTTAACAACCAACTTGCCACCACCATCGCGGCAAATCGCAATCAGGATCTTGCCAAGCTTGCCTTTTCGATGAAACGCGATCTGGATTGGATCGTTATGAAGGCCTTGGACAAAGATCGAAACAGACGTTACGCAACAGCCGGATCCATGGCCGAAGATGTGTCGCGATTCCTCGTGCATCAGCCGGTGGTCGCTTGTCCGCCATCAACTTGGTATCGCTTTTCCAAGTTCGCTCGACGCAACAAGGTCGCAATTACCACCGCATCCTCTGTGACAGCCGCATTATTGTTGGGGACGATTGTTAGCGTTTGGCAGGCGCAAGTTGCAATTCGTGAACGCGATGAGAAAGTGATCGCGCTTAACGAAGCGAAAATGGCAGAGGAGACCGCCAACAGGGCTCGTGAGGATCTGGAAGGGTTTAATCAAGGACTGAATTCAACCACTGTCTTACTTGCATCAGGTAGAGTTCACGCGGATGCACAACGATGGTCTGAGGCATACAAAGCTTATACCGAAGCGACCGAGATACTTCCCAAGTACTTCTTGGTTTGGTTGGAGCGAGGGAGACTAAATGCAAAGCTGGGTCGATGGGATGCTGCAGCAGCAGATTTTTCACAAGCTGTCGAGATTGGTTGTTCGGCTCAGCAAGCAGAGCTCTCTGGAGTGCCGCAGTTGCTGTTTTTTACAGACCAAACGAGAGCTTACGAAAAAATCACTCAGGAAATTGGGCCGCTTGGTGCAAACGATCCAGCTTCCGTGGTGACGCGTGCCTTGCTCGTCGGAGAGATCTCGCAAGACAAGGCAGCCGAATTGGCTAGCCTAGTTGAGCATATGCTATTGGATGTCGAGAACAAATCCGGTTCCAACAAAAAACTCCAACACAAATACGCATCCATGTATTACGCCGCCAACCTATACGTCGCCGGGTGGGCACATCTTCGCGCAGGCAATGTGGAAAAGGCAATCGAGCGATTGGAGCAATCGAACGATGCCGAGTGGTTTGGAAAGGGAATCGCCCATCCGCTCATCGCCATCGCGCATCACCGTGCGGGACGAGCCAACGAAGCAGTCATGGCGTTCGAGAAATCTCAAGCCTTGGTGGACCGGTTGCTCAACGAAAGTGTTAGCCGTCAATCGGGCACGCCAATGGTCCCCTGGATCGATTGGATTGAGTTACTGCTGAACCACCGTAATGCCAGCATCGTGGTGAAGGGGTACACGCCGACCGACGATCCTCGATTCAGCCAAATGCAGTTGGCTGCGGACAATGCCATCGCTAACTAA
- a CDS encoding ECF-type sigma factor, giving the protein MTEVTKILEQIEQGDTAAAAELLPLVYAELRKLAGYRLNREKAEQTLQATALVHEAYIRLVGNAEIKWDGRSHFFAAAAEAMRRILVDHARRRKSVKHGGDFERQELCDDVAIEIGDIDQLLDLDAALTRLAAEDLAMARLVELRYFAGLSVEETANALGVSPRTVKRNWAYARAWLGRELNGGESE; this is encoded by the coding sequence ATGACAGAAGTAACCAAAATCCTGGAGCAGATTGAACAAGGCGATACGGCTGCTGCAGCCGAGTTGCTGCCGCTTGTATACGCAGAATTGAGGAAACTAGCGGGCTACCGACTAAATCGTGAAAAGGCTGAACAGACTTTGCAGGCGACTGCGCTGGTCCACGAAGCGTATATCCGCTTGGTCGGGAATGCAGAGATCAAGTGGGACGGTCGTTCTCATTTCTTTGCTGCTGCGGCCGAAGCGATGAGACGCATCTTGGTCGATCATGCCAGGCGTAGAAAGAGCGTGAAACACGGGGGGGACTTTGAGCGGCAGGAGCTGTGCGACGATGTGGCGATTGAGATCGGTGACATAGATCAGCTACTTGATTTGGATGCAGCCCTCACTAGACTCGCGGCAGAAGATCTCGCGATGGCTAGACTCGTCGAACTTCGCTACTTCGCGGGGCTAAGCGTTGAGGAAACAGCTAATGCCCTGGGCGTGTCGCCGCGAACAGTGAAACGCAATTGGGCGTACGCGAGAGCTTGGCTTGGGCGCGAGTTGAATGGGGGCGAATCAGAATGA
- a CDS encoding recombinase zinc beta ribbon domain-containing protein: MINPIYCGKIKHKTELFPGQHEAIIDDETFLRVQAQLRENSFNRGNRMPSKHGGLLNGLIRCPTCNVAMVHNTTKRKSRVYRCYTCVRAIKSGRRACECPSLPAGEMEAAVADQIRIISRDEGIRSEIIRQAMASTEQGTTELEAQKVQLTRQLNRDHSEIRQLVIHKDPNQSITHRIADVQLRIEGAERSLAKVSRELADWEKRELSIQEIEEAIIDFDRIWESLTTREKAQLLALVVSKVEFDHGESTIAISFHDSGVESLEQQPLEV; encoded by the coding sequence ATGATCAACCCCATCTACTGTGGAAAGATCAAACATAAGACCGAACTCTTCCCGGGGCAGCATGAAGCCATTATCGACGATGAAACCTTCCTCCGTGTCCAGGCCCAGCTACGCGAGAACAGCTTCAATCGTGGGAACCGAATGCCCAGCAAGCATGGAGGGTTGCTCAATGGCCTCATTCGCTGCCCAACATGCAATGTTGCCATGGTCCACAATACAACAAAGCGCAAGTCCCGTGTCTACCGTTGCTACACATGCGTCCGAGCGATCAAGAGTGGGCGGAGGGCTTGTGAGTGTCCCTCCCTCCCCGCAGGAGAAATGGAAGCTGCCGTCGCCGACCAAATTCGAATCATTTCACGGGACGAGGGGATCCGCAGCGAAATCATCCGACAAGCCATGGCGTCTACCGAGCAAGGGACAACGGAGCTCGAAGCGCAGAAGGTTCAGCTAACGCGGCAACTGAACCGCGATCATTCCGAGATACGGCAGCTGGTCATCCACAAAGATCCCAATCAGTCGATCACGCATCGAATCGCAGACGTTCAGTTACGCATCGAGGGTGCGGAAAGGAGTCTTGCCAAGGTCAGTCGTGAGCTGGCGGATTGGGAGAAGCGGGAGCTTTCCATTCAAGAGATCGAAGAGGCTATCATCGACTTCGATCGGATCTGGGAATCTCTCACGACTCGGGAAAAAGCACAACTTCTTGCCTTGGTGGTTTCGAAAGTCGAATTCGACCATGGCGAAAGCACCATCGCCATCTCGTTTCACGACAGCGGCGTCGAGTCGCTAGAGCAACAACCCTTGGAGGTCTAA
- a CDS encoding NAD-dependent succinate-semialdehyde dehydrogenase, with translation MFDHSMPHPLLRTEAFIGGNWYRGERERRTAISNPATGAVLAEVVDLQQKDLEWAVQCAYQAFPSWRRMVAGQRALLLRAWYDEIMQHVEPLAEIITLEQGKPITESIAEVRYAASFIEWFAEEAKRLYGELVPPHMADKRIMVTRQPVGVVASITPWNFPAAMIARKVAPALAAGCTVIAKPAPQTPFTALALAALAEKAGLPAGVLNVVPTTDSEMAGNLLTSDLRIAKISFTGSTAVGKKLMAACSGTLKRLSLELGGNAPFLVFDDANLEDAVQGAVASKYRNAGQTCVCANRFLVHRSVSDVFASKLAAEVQNLRVGNGMMRGVDQGPLINESAVQKVEAHVQDAISKGATLVCGGKRHPLGGTYFTPTVLTGVNRTMLIAHEETFGPVAPIMTFDSDQEAIDLANDTRAGLAAYFYTESYQRFWRISEALDYGIVGHNTGLISTEIAPFGGMKESGVGREGSRHGILDYTELQYICSHIG, from the coding sequence ATGTTCGATCACTCAATGCCCCATCCGCTGCTTCGAACGGAGGCCTTCATTGGAGGAAACTGGTACCGCGGCGAAAGGGAGCGACGAACTGCGATTTCCAATCCTGCAACAGGGGCCGTGCTCGCTGAAGTTGTCGATTTGCAACAAAAGGACTTGGAATGGGCCGTCCAGTGCGCCTACCAAGCCTTTCCGTCGTGGAGACGAATGGTAGCTGGCCAACGAGCGCTACTGCTACGGGCGTGGTACGACGAGATCATGCAACATGTTGAGCCGTTGGCTGAGATTATCACATTAGAACAGGGTAAACCGATCACGGAATCGATCGCGGAAGTTCGTTATGCAGCCTCCTTTATCGAATGGTTTGCAGAGGAGGCGAAGCGTTTGTACGGGGAGCTGGTGCCACCCCATATGGCCGACAAAAGGATTATGGTGACGAGGCAGCCTGTGGGTGTGGTGGCGTCCATCACACCTTGGAACTTCCCCGCTGCGATGATCGCTCGAAAGGTAGCACCGGCTTTAGCGGCCGGTTGTACCGTGATTGCCAAGCCAGCGCCACAAACCCCCTTTACGGCGTTGGCCCTGGCAGCACTTGCCGAGAAAGCAGGTTTGCCAGCAGGTGTCCTCAACGTCGTTCCGACAACCGATTCGGAGATGGCTGGCAACTTGCTCACCAGCGACTTGCGCATTGCCAAGATAAGCTTCACAGGCTCCACAGCCGTTGGCAAAAAGCTGATGGCGGCTTGCTCTGGCACACTGAAACGTCTCTCGCTGGAACTGGGCGGAAATGCTCCCTTTCTCGTCTTCGATGACGCGAATTTGGAAGATGCCGTTCAAGGCGCAGTGGCGAGCAAGTATCGCAATGCAGGACAAACCTGTGTTTGCGCCAATCGATTCCTGGTCCATCGCTCCGTTTCGGATGTGTTTGCATCGAAACTGGCAGCGGAAGTCCAGAACCTGCGAGTCGGAAATGGGATGATGCGAGGGGTTGATCAAGGCCCATTGATCAACGAGTCGGCTGTTCAAAAAGTGGAGGCCCATGTGCAGGATGCGATCAGCAAAGGGGCAACACTCGTTTGCGGTGGAAAGCGTCATCCGCTTGGAGGAACGTATTTCACTCCAACTGTTCTGACAGGTGTCAATCGAACCATGCTTATAGCACATGAGGAGACGTTTGGGCCCGTCGCTCCTATTATGACGTTCGATTCCGATCAGGAGGCAATCGATCTGGCGAACGATACCCGAGCCGGACTCGCCGCCTATTTCTACACCGAAAGCTACCAGCGTTTTTGGAGAATCTCCGAGGCCTTGGACTACGGGATCGTAGGTCACAATACCGGTCTGATATCCACGGAGATCGCTCCGTTTGGGGGCATGAAGGAATCGGGGGTGGGGCGAGAGGGCTCCCGGCATGGAATCCTAGACTACACCGAGCTGCAGTACATCTGCTCTCACATCGGTTAG
- a CDS encoding trypsin-like peptidase domain-containing protein, protein MRRTPIPSLLIAFVLSLVCFFPLAVAQQIPLDIAEEAAMQSAANWAQGSVVQIETFGGMEIVNKQAVAPGPSTGTVLSKEGWIATSNFLFKGQPASITVILPNEERKAAKLVARDFSREIALLKIDGDATLRPIVPSDPATWRVGQWTIALGKSFDVRSASRSVGILSAKGRIWDKAIQTDCKISPQNYGGPLIDLYGKAMGILTPINPGIVTEGEVEQWYDSGIGFAIPLSDILERLPVLQSGQDIYPGKAGFRVRGRDEFAEGIVLSGVSPGSPAAKAGLQAGDQVVRAGRSETALKPVATHSNLKHAMGPIDAGQPLVLEVTRGSQTVQSSMTLVKELPPYREPYLGLIASRQPNGSEEILLVLNESPASKAGLQAGDRITGFSNESLSNEKPLELLLPFWDYREALPLNVLKKGERDDKAAAIVTVQPSVRPANDISLPPFTYPRPEKAPVESKEPAAKQPAKGTVQIPIGDVKNKAFAIVPANYTADLAHGLLLVYADAGQQESKTWSDLWEQFGADHRWIIAVVQSADERAWSFEEVEVGMRVRSYMGTNYTIDKRRTCVAGIASGGVLGLVTVAQFPDDFNAVWLSDAKIGSRVRLASAEPGKSPRFFINGDDESLSGFVERITEAGYAASYYKETWSTLKSSDAANAQDTQIFSKVQRWLQHLEAL, encoded by the coding sequence ATGCGACGCACACCAATCCCCTCGCTTCTTATCGCTTTCGTTTTGTCCCTGGTCTGTTTCTTTCCTTTGGCAGTGGCGCAACAAATCCCTCTCGACATCGCGGAAGAAGCTGCCATGCAGTCCGCCGCGAATTGGGCACAGGGAAGCGTGGTGCAGATCGAGACCTTTGGCGGGATGGAGATCGTCAATAAACAAGCTGTTGCACCTGGCCCATCGACGGGCACGGTCTTATCCAAAGAGGGATGGATCGCCACCAGTAACTTTTTATTCAAAGGGCAACCAGCATCGATCACCGTCATATTACCGAACGAAGAACGCAAGGCAGCAAAATTGGTTGCTCGCGATTTCAGCCGCGAAATCGCGCTGCTTAAAATCGATGGCGATGCAACATTGCGACCGATCGTTCCCAGCGATCCCGCTACATGGCGCGTCGGGCAATGGACCATTGCACTTGGAAAAAGCTTCGACGTCCGATCCGCTAGCCGCAGCGTAGGTATTTTGAGCGCCAAAGGTCGGATTTGGGATAAGGCGATTCAAACCGACTGCAAGATCTCGCCTCAAAACTATGGTGGGCCTCTGATCGATCTCTACGGGAAAGCGATGGGGATCCTCACCCCGATCAATCCGGGAATCGTAACGGAGGGTGAGGTCGAACAATGGTACGACTCGGGAATTGGCTTTGCCATTCCATTGTCCGATATCCTTGAACGACTACCTGTTCTTCAATCGGGGCAGGATATCTATCCGGGCAAGGCCGGGTTTCGCGTCCGAGGAAGAGACGAGTTTGCCGAGGGTATTGTGCTAAGCGGCGTTTCGCCGGGTTCGCCCGCTGCCAAGGCTGGACTCCAAGCAGGGGATCAGGTCGTCCGGGCCGGACGCTCGGAAACTGCCCTAAAACCGGTTGCGACGCACTCGAACCTCAAACATGCCATGGGGCCGATCGACGCGGGACAACCATTGGTTCTCGAAGTCACCCGGGGATCGCAGACGGTGCAGTCCTCGATGACTTTGGTGAAGGAGCTACCCCCTTATCGCGAACCGTATCTAGGACTCATCGCCTCGCGCCAACCCAACGGTTCCGAAGAGATCTTGCTGGTACTCAACGAAAGTCCTGCGAGCAAAGCTGGCCTCCAAGCAGGAGATCGAATCACGGGGTTTTCCAATGAGAGCCTAAGCAACGAGAAGCCGTTGGAACTGCTTCTTCCCTTTTGGGATTATCGAGAAGCTTTGCCGCTGAACGTTCTAAAAAAAGGTGAAAGGGACGATAAAGCGGCAGCGATTGTCACGGTGCAACCCTCTGTTCGGCCTGCTAATGATATTTCCCTTCCTCCGTTTACCTATCCCCGCCCGGAGAAAGCTCCGGTGGAATCGAAGGAACCTGCGGCCAAACAGCCCGCGAAAGGAACCGTTCAGATTCCGATTGGTGATGTGAAGAACAAAGCATTCGCCATCGTTCCCGCCAATTACACTGCCGATCTTGCCCATGGACTCCTGCTCGTATATGCCGATGCGGGGCAGCAAGAATCGAAAACTTGGTCCGATCTTTGGGAGCAGTTTGGCGCCGATCACCGTTGGATCATCGCAGTCGTTCAATCTGCAGACGAGCGAGCTTGGAGCTTCGAAGAAGTAGAAGTGGGTATGCGTGTTCGATCCTATATGGGAACCAATTACACGATTGACAAGCGGCGCACATGCGTGGCTGGAATCGCGTCGGGTGGTGTGCTCGGCCTAGTGACTGTTGCACAGTTTCCAGACGATTTCAACGCGGTGTGGCTCAGTGATGCAAAGATAGGGAGTCGCGTGCGACTGGCGAGTGCCGAGCCGGGCAAATCTCCTCGTTTCTTCATCAATGGAGACGATGAAAGCCTATCCGGCTTTGTCGAGCGAATCACGGAAGCGGGATACGCAGCTAGCTACTACAAGGAGACTTGGAGCACCCTCAAAAGTTCCGATGCCGCAAATGCTCAAGACACGCAGATCTTTTCCAAAGTCCAACGTTGGCTTCAACACTTGGAAGCTCTCTAG
- a CDS encoding S1C family serine protease, with translation MKRFLRKTLVTLAALTAWSHSQVLTLPALGTEPDSILTTQEQLVDQVQEKVVKLFGAGGARGLESYQSGILVGNNGHIVTSWTTVLDVAKVRVVVFDGRRLDATVVGVDPANEIALLQVEDAGLTGFPLDSKPQPTVGQRVFGVSNLFGIATGDEYCSVQKGVVMAIAPLTQRRGKTKSLYQGKVYVLDVMTNNPGASGGALVNLRGEWIGMLGKEIRDEQSGIWLNYALPLEVVQSSIDRILKGTATLDLETAKSVEKPHRLPDLGLTLIPDVLPKTPAFVDDVRSGSIAAQAGLQTNDLILLVNDQRIDSRKSLEKILSTINRADSFQLLVQRGQELIRIQVRP, from the coding sequence ATGAAACGCTTCCTGCGCAAAACTCTTGTCACACTCGCCGCGTTAACTGCATGGTCGCACTCCCAAGTTCTGACGCTCCCTGCCCTGGGGACGGAACCCGATTCCATCCTTACCACGCAGGAGCAATTGGTCGACCAGGTTCAAGAGAAGGTCGTCAAACTGTTTGGAGCAGGAGGGGCACGAGGTTTAGAGAGCTACCAAAGCGGCATTCTGGTTGGCAACAATGGACACATCGTCACCAGCTGGACGACTGTACTGGATGTCGCCAAAGTGCGTGTCGTGGTCTTCGATGGACGGAGGTTGGATGCCACGGTCGTAGGTGTCGATCCCGCGAATGAAATCGCGCTCTTGCAAGTGGAAGATGCGGGCCTCACCGGTTTCCCTTTGGACTCCAAACCTCAGCCGACGGTGGGACAGCGGGTCTTCGGGGTCAGCAATTTATTCGGGATCGCAACGGGCGACGAATACTGCAGCGTTCAGAAAGGGGTTGTCATGGCGATCGCCCCGCTGACGCAGCGGCGAGGTAAAACGAAGTCGCTTTATCAAGGCAAAGTCTATGTGCTCGATGTCATGACCAACAATCCGGGAGCGTCTGGCGGGGCATTGGTCAATCTCCGAGGTGAATGGATCGGAATGCTTGGCAAAGAGATTCGAGACGAACAGTCGGGCATCTGGCTGAACTACGCACTCCCACTCGAGGTGGTCCAATCTTCCATCGATCGCATCTTGAAGGGAACCGCGACTCTCGATTTGGAGACCGCCAAATCGGTGGAAAAGCCTCATCGACTTCCCGATCTCGGCTTGACGTTGATTCCCGATGTCCTTCCCAAAACACCTGCCTTTGTCGACGACGTCCGAAGCGGGTCTATCGCAGCCCAAGCAGGGCTGCAAACCAACGACCTCATTCTTTTGGTGAATGATCAACGCATCGACTCTCGAAAGTCCCTGGAAAAAATCCTCAGCACCATCAATCGGGCCGACTCGTTTCAACTCTTGGTGCAACGAGGACAAGAGCTCATTCGCATACAAGTAAGGCCGTAA